A region of Acidobacteriota bacterium DNA encodes the following proteins:
- a CDS encoding PD-(D/E)XK nuclease family protein has translation MSLQIREGGSYRRLLDELLEDVAKDRAENGLQPLWLVTPTASVANHLRWTLARGAANRVMAGVRVVTVGGLLARLGEALSCPLGHRRHPRFDLLLLELCRRFPELEITRRLNEMPAGQSLLFPTFFDLADGGFGTQQEDLLKELALAPQLKQVEREMLTLYYAWLRLLLERRVEWMPLQVQRLAQVIEEAPAETLHRALRCCSQQQSQVWLYGFYDLTDVNLQVVCACARKLPLRLYFPALRQDGELHPAFESVQDLLEEIGLRMGGEVEVHDLSAAEADPKSPSPREYFSATFPQGPLDGQPACVSFQKASGLRAEALAAALQTRRWLDAEDDLQPQDIIVAAPAAEAYLPHLREAFQSFALPLRIQDVKGDPKPELRALRGLVRLLGPDAEAEPFLDYLRDHPQLLHSHLDLDQRLRKAGIWGGPHWKLLGQEEVDLQAKAWIERFLQLGRQGQAESLTPAQALGLVEALQRDWISQAESLRPLGEALANMQQSTPDLPIPLALLQDLLSRGPEQRQADDFNRRGVCFTTLMRSRGLTARRLIVMGLSSRHLPRRVDEDPLLSDDSRRRLLNLARDVGHRLPIKARAGEEQLLLFYLLNTSADRVHWIVPESDESGRRVAASPWVQRYLTAWNAERRATLPRGPREQARHLLQQDSSGALLPPRYGGLMGRGRRSLPGAFSGASLPLPQRPLSVTALQDLARCPFRFYAARVAGWEPLAPLLREREMAPLQRGKLLHEALQDVLAPALSQQLSLAAAARRALGHRQRPARRALQASLRRACHRKAPPHPLLKEAEVDILASQIEDYLRLLCEQESMHPKRLEARMKRGFPGLPQVEIEGRLDRVDEGEFGGADSIVDYKAGVRPPVGELEREIQAGFQLQPSLYPWLWRGSSGEEGDFVYVFLGDSPPCAFSVRDVPPAQEALASLRPLLQEAVCTPLSNEACRALGLERLQPCRYCDFASVCRRHDASAPSRMADHFRSRAPSRLHYLQERLGQEEGS, from the coding sequence ATGAGCTTGCAGATTCGCGAGGGCGGCAGCTACCGGCGACTGCTCGACGAGTTGCTGGAAGACGTGGCGAAGGACCGCGCCGAGAACGGTTTGCAGCCGCTCTGGCTGGTGACGCCGACGGCCTCGGTTGCCAATCATCTGCGCTGGACCTTGGCGCGGGGTGCCGCGAACCGGGTGATGGCGGGGGTGCGGGTGGTCACGGTGGGAGGTCTGCTCGCACGGCTGGGGGAGGCCCTTTCCTGTCCCTTGGGCCATCGCCGCCATCCCCGCTTCGACCTCCTGCTGCTGGAACTGTGCCGGCGTTTTCCCGAGCTTGAGATCACCCGGCGCCTCAACGAGATGCCGGCAGGGCAGAGCCTGCTCTTTCCCACCTTCTTCGACCTGGCGGACGGAGGATTCGGCACCCAGCAAGAGGACCTGCTCAAGGAATTGGCCCTGGCGCCCCAGCTCAAGCAAGTCGAGCGCGAGATGCTCACTCTCTATTACGCCTGGCTGAGACTTCTGCTGGAACGCCGGGTGGAATGGATGCCCCTGCAAGTGCAGCGTCTGGCCCAGGTCATCGAAGAGGCTCCGGCGGAGACGCTTCACCGCGCCCTCAGATGCTGCTCCCAACAGCAGTCCCAAGTCTGGCTTTACGGATTCTATGACTTGACCGACGTCAACCTTCAGGTCGTGTGCGCCTGCGCCCGCAAGCTCCCCTTGCGCCTGTATTTTCCGGCCCTGAGGCAGGACGGTGAGCTGCATCCGGCCTTCGAATCGGTGCAGGACCTGCTGGAGGAGATCGGCTTGCGTATGGGCGGGGAGGTGGAAGTACATGATCTCTCAGCCGCCGAAGCCGACCCCAAGTCCCCCTCGCCCCGGGAGTACTTCTCCGCCACCTTTCCCCAAGGCCCGTTGGATGGGCAGCCCGCCTGCGTGAGCTTCCAGAAGGCCTCCGGATTGCGGGCCGAAGCCCTGGCTGCCGCCTTGCAGACGCGCCGTTGGCTGGACGCGGAGGACGACCTGCAACCGCAGGACATCATCGTCGCCGCGCCCGCCGCCGAGGCCTATCTGCCCCACTTGCGGGAAGCCTTCCAATCCTTCGCACTGCCCCTCAGGATCCAGGACGTCAAGGGCGATCCTAAACCTGAGCTGCGGGCCCTGCGGGGGCTGGTCCGGCTGCTGGGGCCTGACGCCGAGGCCGAACCCTTTCTCGACTACCTGAGGGACCATCCCCAACTGCTGCACTCTCACCTGGACCTGGATCAACGGCTGAGGAAGGCCGGCATCTGGGGCGGGCCGCATTGGAAGCTGCTGGGTCAGGAGGAGGTAGACCTTCAGGCAAAGGCCTGGATCGAGCGTTTTCTTCAACTCGGCAGACAGGGTCAGGCCGAGTCGCTGACTCCCGCTCAGGCGCTGGGCCTGGTGGAGGCGCTGCAGCGCGATTGGATCAGCCAAGCCGAGTCCTTGCGTCCTCTCGGCGAGGCCCTCGCCAACATGCAGCAGTCGACACCTGATCTGCCCATTCCCCTGGCCCTCTTGCAGGATCTGCTTTCGCGGGGACCGGAGCAGCGGCAGGCGGACGATTTCAACCGCCGCGGCGTTTGCTTCACCACCCTGATGCGCAGCCGCGGACTGACCGCCCGCCGCCTGATCGTGATGGGACTGAGCAGCCGGCACCTGCCTCGCCGGGTGGACGAAGATCCCTTGCTCAGCGACGACTCGCGCCGCCGCCTGCTGAACCTGGCCCGCGACGTCGGACACCGCCTGCCCATCAAGGCGCGGGCGGGCGAGGAGCAGTTGCTGCTTTTCTACCTGCTCAACACCTCAGCCGACCGCGTCCATTGGATCGTCCCCGAGAGCGACGAGAGCGGACGCCGGGTGGCCGCCTCGCCCTGGGTGCAGCGCTATCTGACGGCCTGGAACGCCGAGCGGCGCGCCACCCTTCCGCGAGGTCCCCGCGAGCAAGCCCGCCACCTTCTCCAGCAAGACTCCTCGGGAGCTCTGCTGCCGCCTCGCTACGGCGGACTGATGGGGCGGGGCCGCAGGTCGCTTCCTGGCGCCTTCTCAGGCGCTTCTCTGCCGCTCCCGCAACGTCCTCTCAGCGTCACGGCTCTACAGGACCTGGCGCGCTGCCCCTTTCGCTTTTACGCGGCGAGGGTGGCTGGATGGGAACCCCTGGCGCCGCTCCTCCGCGAACGCGAGATGGCGCCCTTGCAGCGAGGCAAACTGCTTCACGAGGCCTTGCAGGATGTGCTGGCTCCGGCTCTTTCCCAGCAACTCTCCCTGGCCGCTGCCGCCCGTCGCGCCCTGGGCCATCGCCAGCGCCCCGCCCGCCGCGCCCTGCAAGCCTCGCTGCGGCGGGCCTGTCACCGCAAGGCGCCGCCCCATCCGTTGCTGAAGGAGGCGGAAGTCGACATCCTGGCCTCCCAGATCGAGGACTACCTGCGCCTCCTCTGTGAGCAGGAGTCGATGCATCCCAAACGGCTGGAAGCCCGCATGAAACGGGGCTTTCCCGGTCTGCCTCAAGTTGAAATCGAGGGACGGCTGGACCGCGTCGACGAAGGCGAATTCGGCGGGGCCGACTCCATCGTCGACTACAAGGCCGGAGTCCGGCCGCCGGTGGGGGAACTGGAGAGGGAAATCCAGGCGGGCTTCCAACTGCAGCCTTCCCTCTATCCCTGGTTATGGCGAGGGAGTTCGGGAGAGGAAGGCGATTTCGTCTACGTTTTCCTGGGGGACTCGCCGCCCTGCGCATTCTCGGTGCGCGACGTTCCCCCGGCCCAAGAGGCCTTGGCCTCGCTGCGGCCGCTGCTGCAAGAGGCCGTTTGCACGCCTCTTTCCAATGAGGCCTGCCGTGCCCTGGGGCTGGAGCGGCTGCAGCCCTGCCGCTACTGCGATTTCGCTTCCGTCTGCCGCCGCCACGACGCCTCGGCTCCTTCCCGCATGGCCGACCACTTCCGCAGCCGGGCGCCGTCCCGCCTGCACTACCTGCAAGAGCGCCTGGGGCAGGAGGAGGGGTCATGA
- a CDS encoding CBS domain-containing protein, whose product MSTVQLDLKALTAKDLMTSAMLTLSDQMTLQEASAFLTEHEISGAPVVDEEGKFVGVLSVTDVARDCAERGEIATERFFRHFYSEGWEDEVDPSDMEHLVLGSESRTVADIMNPSIFTVPEDTPVMELAKTMISGRVHRLFVTQRERLVGIVTTLDLLRLLTAGNESSGR is encoded by the coding sequence GTGAGCACCGTCCAACTCGATCTCAAAGCCCTCACGGCCAAGGATCTGATGACCTCGGCCATGCTGACTCTCAGCGACCAGATGACGCTTCAGGAGGCCTCGGCCTTCTTGACCGAGCATGAGATCTCGGGAGCGCCGGTTGTCGACGAGGAAGGCAAGTTCGTGGGCGTCCTCAGCGTGACTGACGTGGCCAGGGATTGCGCCGAGCGCGGGGAGATCGCCACCGAGCGATTCTTTCGCCACTTCTACAGTGAAGGATGGGAAGACGAAGTCGACCCCTCGGACATGGAACACCTTGTGCTCGGAAGCGAGTCGCGGACGGTCGCCGACATCATGAATCCTTCCATCTTCACGGTTCCAGAGGACACTCCTGTGATGGAGCTGGCGAAGACCATGATTTCGGGTCGCGTTCATCGCCTTTTCGTCACGCAACGCGAGCGTTTGGTGGGAATCGTCACCACGCTCGACCTCCTCAGACTGTTAACAGCGGGTAACGAGTCCTCCGGACGTTGA
- a CDS encoding S4 domain-containing protein, with translation MEVRLDKWLQVARLFKTRSQASRAIELNRVKVNGQSPKAHRSVQLEDRIEVEYRDWTRIVIVKGLRDKPVPKAEARTLIDDITPPRPKLSPLERVMRQPPSQREKGKGRPTKKERREIADWEGWE, from the coding sequence ATGGAAGTCCGTCTCGACAAGTGGCTGCAAGTGGCGCGTCTCTTCAAGACACGCTCTCAAGCCTCGCGGGCCATCGAACTCAATCGCGTCAAGGTCAACGGGCAGTCGCCCAAGGCCCACCGAAGCGTCCAACTGGAAGACCGCATCGAAGTCGAGTACCGCGACTGGACGCGCATCGTGATCGTCAAGGGCTTGCGCGACAAACCGGTGCCCAAGGCCGAAGCCCGCACGCTGATCGACGACATCACTCCGCCGCGGCCCAAGCTTTCGCCGCTGGAGCGGGTGATGCGCCAGCCTCCTTCCCAGCGCGAGAAGGGCAAGGGGCGGCCGACCAAGAAGGAGCGGCGTGAAATCGCCGACTGGGAAGGCTGGGAGTAA
- a CDS encoding nitrilase-related carbon-nitrogen hydrolase produces MKIALIQQAAGEDIESNLQRGLAAMREAAARGAQLVAFAELAFRPFFPQHEREDGPFPEAEPIPGPTTEIFSQAAKELGVVTVLNLYQREGEERYDSSPVIDADGKLLGVTRMVHILNGPCFHETDYYHPGDTGAPVYDTAVGKIGVAICYDRHFPEYMRALGVKGAELVVVPQAGAVDEWTPGLFEAEMQIAALQNGYFTALVNRVGREECLEFAGESFVTDPSGLLLAQAPKGRDHLLLCDIDLSQIPQSPARRHFLKDRRPDVYPL; encoded by the coding sequence ATGAAAATCGCCTTGATTCAACAAGCCGCCGGAGAGGACATCGAGTCCAACCTGCAGCGCGGATTGGCCGCCATGCGCGAGGCCGCAGCCCGGGGCGCCCAGTTGGTTGCCTTTGCAGAACTGGCCTTCCGCCCCTTTTTTCCCCAGCATGAACGAGAGGACGGACCGTTTCCCGAGGCCGAGCCTATTCCCGGCCCCACCACCGAAATCTTCAGTCAGGCGGCCAAGGAGTTGGGGGTGGTTACCGTCCTCAACCTCTATCAACGGGAGGGCGAAGAACGCTACGATTCCTCCCCCGTGATCGACGCCGACGGAAAACTCCTGGGCGTGACCCGCATGGTCCACATCCTCAACGGCCCTTGCTTTCATGAGACCGACTACTACCATCCGGGAGACACGGGTGCGCCGGTCTACGACACCGCCGTGGGCAAGATCGGCGTGGCCATCTGCTATGACCGGCACTTTCCCGAGTACATGCGGGCGCTGGGCGTGAAAGGCGCCGAACTGGTGGTGGTTCCGCAGGCGGGCGCCGTGGACGAATGGACTCCGGGACTGTTCGAAGCCGAGATGCAGATCGCCGCCCTGCAAAACGGATACTTCACGGCGCTGGTCAACCGGGTGGGGCGCGAGGAATGCCTGGAATTCGCCGGCGAGTCCTTCGTCACCGACCCCAGCGGACTCCTGCTGGCCCAAGCCCCCAAGGGGCGCGACCACCTCCTCCTCTGCGACATCGACCTCTCCCAAATCCCCCAATCCCCCGCCCGCCGCCACTTCCTGAAAGACCGCCGCCCGGACGTCTATCCTCTTTAG